tgatttgtaattttataGATTATGAACCAAAAACCCCTATTTTTACTATACCCCCGAGAAGCGATCAACCCTAGCAAACCTTGCAGGGAATCTTAAGACCCTTTACTAAACACCACCGTTTCTTCCAAGAGAATGGGAAAGCGCGAGAGTGTACCTTTCCTATTATATCGTGATAAAACCATCAATTTCAGACTGCAAGTTTCCCCGATGTTTAGAAGTCAGATTTTTAATAGCGTGTGAGGCCCTAAAATTTTTTCGCTTATTTCTCCGCTTATTTCAGTGCGACACCTAGTagtaaaaatttgtatttcttatAACTTTGCTTTTTTCATTCTAATTTCCAAACGTCAActtaaacaaaatcaaatgttctgtctgctttttttctgtttaaacAGTATAACAAGAATAGCATCATACTGTCATACATTCAAAAATCAATAGAATAGTGTATAATTGAAATCGCTTGTACTTTGTAATGAACTgtaaatttttaagaaataaaatttaaattttgaacttGAATGTTCAGTTtcagacattttgtttttatttttcaagttaagCAAGAGAAGAGGTAATCATAAGACAAAtagacaaaaatgaaaaacaattatgATTACTGAATTTTTCAGTGTGTCATTCATTAAATCACAATATCACCAGTATTTTACAATCTTGTCAGATTGTCACTTTTAAGAACAGTAACATTCGAAGTGTTGTCAGTCAAATTCAAACGTCTTGGAGAGAAAATCAGACTTCCTTGGCTGAAAAGTCTTTCAACTGATTAAACATTGTAACGATGATGAAAttccaataaaaattaaaaatataaatatattgaaaacagaaatgttgtagtgtaaattttttttaccaatagCAACGTAGTTATCAAAGTCAGATTGTTTGAGAATATGCTGAATAGTTGGAACACGATGAATAATTCCAATGTTATCTTTACTAGTCATCTTGCTAACAGCCAATTTCCACTTCTCTTCATGTTTGAGTTAATTGTTGGGATTATGTGCCtagtgaaacaaaaaacaaaaacaaataacaaattcaATGATACCTCAAGTAGTCTACGGCGGTATGACACAAGAGGTGCGTTCGGTGGAAGATTCCGAGATGGCCGCCGAATGCTGGCCGTTTGTATTAACGTTTCAAGTTCATCTGAGCTAAAGATATCCAAGGGATCCACATCGTTTTTCGTGATCAAGGCCGCAAGGTATTCCACATAATGGAGCCTTATTTCAGTCCAATCACCCGCAGagattttatttcagaaaacATCCTCTCCCACCAGTAAAATTGTCTTTCTTATGTAATTCAACTTGCCCAGCTATTAGCGTCTCACCTGCAAAGTTCAGCCTGCCCTTCTTTAACTTCGTTGGAACAGACATCATCGACCAATCCTTCTGATGTTTCTCGCTGCAGTTGGACAACGCACTGTTTAGGTCCTTCTGTTGAATCATGTGGCTCAGTCATGAATGGAACTCCATGTTCCTAATAAACCAAGCAGCaatgaaaaatacaaatattttgtgtaaactcaaatggttctcagcgaTATATAGCTTCCACCATACCGTCAAAAGCTTTTGGAGATCCCGCGGCTCCTTGTCTCGTAGATAGACAATTTTGAGGGTGATGGGCGTGCAATCCAAGTTTGTCACAAAATGGCCCAACTCCACACCGGGAACCCATAAAAAACTGCCGGTCGCACCCAGAACAAAATTCTGTTGCGGGATTttgtaataaattattaaaagtttCATTGCTTTTATGGACGTATAACCCCAACCCCATTTGCACTGAGTGCAAGTGAAGTGCATGCATCCTCAACGAGTTAGTGAAAACTGGAAACGGCATTGTGGACAACGTATTCCCTTCTCTGCCAAATGTTTAGCCAgtctaaatttaatttaaatgatgAAATGAGTTAGTTTATAGCTATCAGAAATTTGGTTTATCAATTTATCAATGTACCCTTCGGCTTGATATTCCGGGTCGTTAGCTTCTTTCCACTCGGCAAATTTTTCGCAAGTCAAACCTTCGTGTTGTTTCTCCCACTAGTGAGAGATAaaacaaaatccaaatttatTATATAGTAAGTGCCATTTGCTTCAAGGCGATTTACTTATTGGCTTACGGCAAGTTGCGCAAGTAACGGCTCGACAATCTGGACATATATTATTCGCTTTTGACGTGGATTTGCGATAAACCCAGATGAacactaccaaaaatttcaCCACAGCGTTAGaatggaaaaagataaaaagatttttttttttaccttattGCACCACTTAAAGTTCGGATCCTTGGCCAAAGTGCGGTCACGCAATTTACGCTGAAAGAGTTCGTGAATATCGTGCGGTACGATTCCCTTAAGCATTATGTCCAGATGAGTGAAATAGTCCATCGCTAATTCATCGTCCTCAGCAAGATTTGCTGGCTCGGAACAAAACGGACATACAGCATCCACGATCGTTCGATCACGAATTTGTGTGGAAAAATAAGTCTGTGCGCATCCTCGGCAACATCGATGAGTGCAATGAAGCATAGAAACCATCTAGGAGACATTTCAAATTCACGATGGAGTCACCAACTTCTTCAGTTGATTTGTTAATATTACCTCCTTGACACCGTATTTACTAGCGCATAACTCGCAATCCTGTTGTAAATAAGATATAGCCATGTAGAGCGAACCGCATTCGTTAGCTGCATAAATCGATTCGTCCTCGTCAAACTTCAGATCCATAAGTCTAGCAGCAAGTTCAGCTTTTTCGTAAGACACTGCTTTACCCTCTGCCAGCAATTGACGGACCTTGTGCTGTTGAAGAAAACAGAatgtcaag
This sequence is a window from Daphnia pulicaria isolate SC F1-1A chromosome 7, SC_F0-13Bv2, whole genome shotgun sequence. Protein-coding genes within it:
- the LOC124348702 gene encoding E3 ubiquitin-protein ligase lubel-like, whose product is MASFSEELDHMSKPLWVAPNVISDDHESVEDVQRPFSTDIFERHVQQVIEEDFPERQNAKAPAVQIISSKLNQVMNREVTTTTKNTTEAVPAPYEHKVRQLLAEGKAVSYEKAELAARLMDLKFDEDESIYAANECGSLYMAISYLQQDCELCASKYGVKEMVSMLHCTHRCCRGCAQTYFSTQIRDRTIVDAVCPFCSEPANLAEDDELAMDYFTHLDIMLKGIVPHDIHELFQRKLRDRTLAKDPNFKWCNKCSSGFIANPRQKRIIYVQIVEPLLAQLAVSQ
- the LOC124348701 gene encoding E3 ubiquitin-protein ligase lubel-like, coding for MKLLIIYYKIPQQNFVLGATGSFLWVPGVELGHFVTNLDCTPITLKIVYLRDKEPRDLQKLLTEHGVPFMTEPHDSTEGPKQCVVQLQRETSEGLVDDVCSNEVKEGQAELCRLHYVEYLAALITKNDVDPLDIFSSDELETLIQTASIRRPSRNLPPNAPLVSYRRRLLEAHNPNN